The following DNA comes from Mycobacterium sp. MS1601.
TCCAGCTCCGCGGACAGGCCGCGCAGTCCGGGAGTGGTGTCGGTGGCTGGTGTCGGTTCGTCGCCCATGCGTCGATCGTGCTGCCTGCCAACCATCCTTGCAAGAGATGAATTCACGACGAGCGCAGCCGCGCGCTCGACGTGAATTCACATGGGAGCGTTGGCCGGCTGGAACACCCCGGAGCTGTCGGCCTCTTCCTCGGCGCGGATCACGTGCACCACGGCGTTGATCAGCGCCAGGTGGGTGAACGCCTGCGGGAAGTTGCCCAGATGCCTGCCGGTGCGCGGCTCGATCTCCTCGGCGTACAGGTGCAACGGGCTGGCGAAGCTCAGCAGACGCTCGCACAGATGCCGGGCGCGGTGGATCTCGCCGATCTCGACCAGCGCGGACACCAGCCAGAACGAGCAGATGGTGAAGGTGCCCTCCTCGCCGGAGAGACCGTCGTCGGTCTCCTCGACCCGGTAACGCAACACCAGCCCGTCCTCGGTCAGCTCGTCGGCGATGGCCAGCACGGTCGCCCGGATCCGTGGGTCGTCCGGCGGCAGGAACCGGGTCAGCACCGCCAGCAGCAGGGAGGCGTCCAGCGCGTCGTCGCCGTAACGCTGGGTCAGCACCCCGCGCGAGTCGACACCATGTTCGAGAATGTCAGCTTTGATCTCCTCGGCGACGACCCGCCACTGCTGGGCGTAGGACTTCTCACCTTCCAGATCGGCGAGCTTGGAGCCACGGTCCAGCGCCACCCAGCACATGATCTTGCTGGAGGTGAAGTGCTGGGGTTCGCCGCGCACCTCCCAGATGCCGCGATCGGGTTCCTTCCAATGCTTGATGGCCTCTTCGACCTGCTCCTTGAGCACCGGCCACAAGGTCTCGGGGATTTGCTCACGGGACTTGGTGTGCAGGTACACCGAATCGAGCATGGTGCCCCAGATGTCGTGCTGCATCTGGCTGTAGGCGCCGTTGCCGATGCGCACCGGGCGGGAATTGTCGTAGCCGGACAAGTGATTCAGTTCGGCTTCTTCGAGGCTGCGTTCACCGCCCACGCCGTACATCACCTGCAGCGGATGACGCTCCCCGTTGTTGGCTCCGGAGACGTCGGCGATGAAGGCGAAGAAGTCGTCGGCCTCGCGGTCCAGCCCCAGGGTGTACAGCCCCCACAACGCGAACGTGGAGTCACGCACCCACGCGTAGCGGTAATCCCAGTTGCGCTCACCCTGGGGGGTCTCCGGCAGCGAGGTGGTGCTGGCCGCCAGCAACGCACCCGTCGGCGAGTATGTCAGCCCCTTCAATGTCAGCGCGCTGCGCTGCAGATAGGACCGCCACGGGTGATCGGGGAAATCGCCGATGTTGATCCATTGACGCCAGCACTCGCTGGTCTTCCACATCTTGTCGGCGGCCTCTTCGTAGGTCTGCGGCGCCGGATGGCCGGACCAACTGAGTGCGACGAAGACGTTGTCGCCTTCGGTCAGGCGGGTCCTGGCCCGGGCCTCGTGTCCCTCCAACCCGAGACGCAGGTTGGTGGTGAGCCGCAGCGTGGGGTGGGCGTCAGGGTTGCGGCTGGCCCTGGCAATGGCCTCACCGTAGGCCGGGCCGGAGTACTCCCACTTGGCTGGGATGCGGTGGTAGTCGAACGACGGTTCGCAGTTCATCACCAGTTCGACGGTGCCGCTGACACAACGCACCGTCCGCAGCAGGATGTGCTCGGCATCCCAGTCCATCGGGGTGCGGCGATGGGTGCGTGAGCGCCGCTCCAGATCGTGCCACGGGCCCATCACCAGTGCTTCACGCACGATCACCCACCCGGTGTGGGTTTGCCAGGTGGTCTCCAGAATCAGGCTGCCCGGCAGGTAACGCCGCGCCGCGGGCACCGACACCCCGTACGGGCCCAGCCGGAAATGCCCTGCCCCGCGGTCGAGGATGGCGCCGAAAACGCTGGGGGAGTCCGGCCGCGGGACACACAGCCATTCGATCGACCCGGCCGACGACACCAGGCAGGTGGTCTCACAGTCGGACAGGAACCCGTAGTCGGCGATCGGCGGGAACGGGTTGCGCAACAGCCCCGCCGGCGCATAGGGCACCGGGGCGGTCACGGTGAACGGAGCAGGGTCGACCTGTGGTCGCTCGCTGCCCGCTGCGCTGTCGCCGGTCTCGATGTCGAGGGTCATGCCGCCCATCATCGGTTGCCGACGCCGTGCACGTCTACTTGGGGACACGGCGATTCCTCAGCGGCGCGCGAAGTCGGGTGCGTGCTCGGGCAGCGGGCCGATGGCCACCCCGTAGGCGGCGATCCGCGGCAGCACCGGAAAGCGGTTGGCCAGACGCAGGACCAGTGGTGGGTCGCCGACGGCCGCGGCGGTGGTGGGGGGCCCGCTGAACGCGACGGCGATCACGTTGTCGTGGACAAAACGCTGCACCCGTTGGATCAGCGCCGCGGGCAGCCAGCGCCGTGCCTGCACCATCGCCAGATCCCGGTTGGACAGCAGCCCGGAACGCAGAGGTCGCGCCAGGATGCGGGCGGCCGCCACCGCGTCGGCGACGGCCAGGTTGATGCCGACACCGCCGACGGGAGACATGGCGTGTGCGGCGTCGCCCAGGAACAAGATGCCGTCGGCATACCACTTGTGCAGCCGATTCAGTTGAACGTCAAGCAGTTTCACGTCATCGAAGGATTGCAGCTGATCCACTCGGTCAGCCAGCCACGGCACCAGCGCGCTGATCCTCTCGCGCAGCGACTCGATACCCTCGGCGCGCAGTTGCGCGTCCGAACCCTTCCTGATCAGGTAGGCCACCTGGAAATAGTCGCCACGGTCGATCAACGCCACCGCCTGGCCGCTTTCGAACCGCCCGTTGAGACCGTGCGGGTCCGCCTCGAACCGCGGTAACCGGAACCACCACACGTCCATCGGGGCCCCGAAACTGCGGGGCCGCAGACCGCAGGCGGTGCGCAAGGTGGAGGCCCTGCCATCACAGGCCACCGTCAACGCGGCACGCATCTGGTGCTCGTGGCCGTCGGCGTCGCGGAAGCGCACCCCCGCCACACGGCCGTTCTCGTAGCGGGGACCCAGCACTTCGGTGCTGCGCAGCAACCGGAAGCTCGGTTCCTGCTCTGCGGCTCCTGCCAGCATCTCCAGGAAATCCCACTGCGGCACCAGCGCGATGTGCTTGTGGTTGCCGGGCAGGTGCCGCAGGTCCATCCTCAGGATGTTGCCGCGCACATTGAGGGCGATCTCGTCGATCATGCGGTGCGGCACGGCGGCAAACGTCGATGCCAGTCCGAGTTCGTCGAGCAGGCGCAAAGTGCTGGCATGCACCGTGTCGCCGCGGAAGTCGCGCAGGAAATCGGCGTGCTTTTCCATCACCGTGACCTCGATGCCGGCGCGGGCCAGCAGCAGGCCCAGCATCACCCCGGCCGGACCCCCGCCGGCGACCAGGCAGGTGGTGTATTCCAGAGCGCTTTCGGCCGCGGCCATCTTCAGATCGTAGGGTGGTGGTCGTGGACGGACGGTCGCTTTGATGCACGGACTGCTGAGCTGGTGGGACGGTGTCGAACTGTGGCTGTCCGGGCTGGGCTTCGTACTGCAGACCGTGGTGGTGATGCCGGTGGTGCTGCTGCTGGCCTACGCCATCGCGGTCCTGCTGGACGCTCTGCTGGGCAATGGAGTTCGATTGCTGCATCGGCTACGCAGCGGACAGGACGGTGACCGGTGAACGGCATGCCGCGCTCACGGGTGACGTTGATCCTGGTGCTTCTGGTGGTTCTTGTCGTCGTCATGTGGCTGGTCACCCGCTAGCGCGGGCCGGGTTGGCAGTTCAATCAGCCGGAACCGTTGCCCACGCTGGTGGTCACGACACACTCTGCTACTCTTCCGGACCATGCGTACGGCGTCCGGCAACAGGGGTGGCCATGTCCTGGCCCTCATTGCCGTGGGTTTCTGTGCCGTCGCAGATGTCTGTTGTTGTCGCTGACTCCACGCCCGTGCGCGGTTCGGTGTCGGTGGCGGCTATGGCTCTGGGTGGTCTAGCCGGATTCTGAACAAAACGCCTTCCGTTGCGACGGGTTTTCCACATCCCGGCACTCGTCCACCCACGAAAGGCACACCACATGTCCTGGAGCAATACCCGACGAACCTGGCAGACCGCCGCGGCGCTGGCCCTGACCGCCTCCGTGGTGGCGGCCTGTGGTGGCGGCGCGAGTGACGTCGTGGGTGAGGAAGGCGGCGCCTCGGACGCGGAGACCACCCTGACGCTGGTGGCCTACGCCGTTCCGGAACCAGGCTGGAGCAAGATCATCCCGGCCTTCGCCGCGACCGAAGAGGGCAAGGGCATCGCGGTCACCACCTCCTACGGCGCCTCCGGCGACCAGTCCCGCGCCGTGGTCGACGGCAAGCCGGCCGACATCGTGAACTTCTCGGTGGAACCCGACGTCACCCGCCTGGTCAAGGCGGACAAGGTGTCGGCGGACTGGAACACCGACGCCACCAAGGGCCTGCCGTTCGGCTCGGTGGTGTCGCTGGTGGTCCGGGAAGGCAATCCCAAGAACATCCGCGACTGGGATGACCTGCTGCAACCCGGACTCGAGGTCGTCACCCCCAGCCCGCTGAGCTCCGGCTCGGCCAAGTGGAACCTGCTGGCGCCGTACGCCGCCAAGAGCAACGGCGGCCAGAACCCCGAGGCGGGTATCGACTTCGTGAACAAGCTGGTGACCGAGCACGTCAAGACCCGCCCAGGTTCGGGACGTGAGGCCACCGATGTGTTCCTGCAGGGCACCGGTGACGTGTTGCTCAGTTACGAGAACGAGGCCATCTACGTCGAGCGCCAAGGCAAGCCCGTCGAGCATGTGAACCCTCCGCAGACCTTCAAGATCGAGAATCCGGTGGCGGTGGTCTCGACCAGTGCCCATCTGCAGCAGGCCAACGCACTGAAGAACTTCCTCTACACCCCCGACGGGCAGAAGATCTGGGCCGAAGCTGGATTCCGTCCCGTCGATCCGGCCGTCGCCGAGCAGTTCGCGGCCGACTTCCCGGAGCCGGAGAAGCTGTGGACCATCGCCGATCTCGGCGGCTGGGGTGAGGTGGATCCCGCGCTGTTCGACAAGGACAACGGCACCATCACCAAGATCTACAAGCAGGCCACTGGATGACGCAGAGTGCCGCCACCGACGCCCGGCCCGAACCCAGTTCGGGCCGGGCGTTCGGCCGCCAGGGCAGTACGTCACTGCGGGTCGGAGCGGCCACGCTGTGGCTGTCGGTGATCGTGTTGCTGCCGCTGGCTGCCATCCTCTGGCAGTCCGCCAAGGGTGGGTGGACGGCGTTCTGGGACGCGATCACCTCGCCATCGGCGATGCGGTCCTTCGAGGTGACGTTGACAGTCTCTATCGGGGTGACGTTGATCAACGGGGTGTTCGGACTGCTGGTGGCGTGGGTGCTGACGCGTGACGATTTCCCGGGAAAGCGCCTTGTCGACGCGGTGATCGACCTGCCGTTCGCGCTGCCTACCATCGTGGCCAGCCTGGTGATGCTGGCTCTGTACGGGCCCAACAGTCCGGTGGATCTGCATCTGCAGCACACCAAATGGGGTATCGGCATTGCACTGCTGTTTGTCACGCTGCCGTTCGTGGTGCGCTCGGTGCAACCGGTGTTGCTCGAACTCGACCGGGAGGTCGAAGAGGCCGCGGCGTCGTTGGGCGCCAACAATTTCACGATTCTGACCAAGGTCATCTTGCCGGCATTGCTGCCGTCGCTGTTGTCGGGTGCCGGGCTGGCGTTTTCGCGGGCCATCGGCGAATTCGGCTCCGTTGTGTTGATCGGCGGCGCCGTTCCCGGTGAGACCGAGGTGTCATCGCAGTGGATCCGCACCCTGATCGAGAACGACGACCGCACCGGTGCGGCCGCCATCTCCATCGTGCTGCTTGCCATTTCGTTCGTGGTGCTGTTTGTGCTGCGTGCTGTCGGCTCGCGGGCCGCGCGCCGGGAGGAGCAGGCGCGATGACACTGTCGCCCACGGTGCGCTATCTACTGCGTTTCATCGCCATCGCCTACGTCGGGATCCTGGTGATCGTGCCGGTGGGCCTGATCCTGTGGCGCACGCTGGAGCCGGGGATCGGTGAGTTCGTCGGCTCCATCAGCACTCCGGCGGCGGTGTCCGCGCTGCAGCTGTCGCTGCTGGTGGTGGCCATCGTGGTCCCGCTGAACGTACTTTTCGGCGTGCCCACCGCACTGGTGCTCGCACGCAACAAGTTCCGGGGCAAGAGTGCGCTGCAGGCCGTCATCGACCTGCCGTTCGCGGTGTCACCGGTGGTGGTGGGCGTCGCCTTGATCCTGCTGTGGGGTTCGGCTGGTTTGTTCGGGTTCGTGGAGAACGACTTCGGCCTCAAGATCATCTTCAGTTTCCCCGGCATCGTGCTCGCCAGCATTTTCGTCACGGTCCCGTTCGTCATCCGCGAGGTCGAACCGGTGCTGCACGAGCTGGGCACCGACCAGGAGGAGGCCTCGGCGACGCTCGGCGCGCAGTGGTGGCAGACGTTCTGGCGCATCACCCTGCCGTCCATCCGTTGGGGCCTGACCTACGGCATCGTGCTGACCATCGCCCGCACACTGGGCGAGTTCGGTGCGGTCATCATGGTGTCGTCCAACCTGCCGGGTCAGTCGCAGACCTTGACGCTGCTGGTGGCCGATCGTTACAACCGTGCCAACGAATATGGGGCCTACGCCATCTCCACAGTGCTGATGGCCGTCGCGGTTCTGGTGCTCATAGTGCAGGTGGTCCTCGACTCCCGGCGCTCCCGGGCCGAGAAATAGGAGACTTTGATGACCAACGCGATCACCGTCAGCGGTGCCAACAAGCACTACGGCGCCTTCGCCGCGCTCGACAACGTCGACTTTGTGGTCCCGTCCGGCTCGCTGACCGCACTGCTGGGTCCCAGCGGCTCTGGCAAGTCGACGCTGTTGCGGGCCATCGCCGGACTGGACCAGCCGGACACCGGCACCATCACCATCAACGGCCGCGATGTCACGCGGGTACCGCCGCAGAAGCGCGGCATCGGATTCGTCTTCCAGCACTACGCCGCATTCAAACACCTGAGCGTGCGAGACAACGTCGCGTTCGGCCTGAAGATCCGCAAGCGTCCCAAGGCCGAGATCAAGGACAAGGTCGACAATCTGCTCGAGGTGGTCGGTCTGGCCGGATTCCAGACCCGTTATCCCAACCAGCTTTCCGGTGGCCAGCGCCAACGCATGGCACTGGCCCGCGCGTTGGCTGTCGATCCCGAGGTGCTGTTGCTCGACGAACCGTTCGGAGCGCTGGATGCGAAGGTGCGTGAGGACCTTCGGACCTGGCTGCGCCGCCTGCACGACGAGGTGCACGTCACCACGGTGCTGGTCACCCACGATCAGGCCGAGGCGCTGGACGTTGCCGATCGGGTCGCCGTACTCAACAAGGGCCGCATCGAACAGGTGGGCAGCCCCACCGAGGTGTACGACGAGCCCGCCAACGGGTTCGTGATGTCGTTCCTGGGCACGGTGTCTTCGCTCAACGGAATCCTGGTGCGCCCCCACGACATTCGTGTCGGCCGCAATCCCGAGATGGCCATTGCCGCCGGCGACGGCACCGCCGAGTCCACCGGCGTCATCAAGGCTGTCATCGACCGCGTCGTCGTGCTGGGCTTCGAGGTCAGAGTGGAGTTGACCAGCTCCACCACCGGCGGTGCCTTCACTGCGCAGATCACCCGCGGCGACGCGGAGGCACTGGGCCTCAGGGCCGGGGACACGGTGTATGTCCGCGCCACCCGGGTGCCGTCGATTGCGGGGAGCCTGCAGGTTCCTGCCGCCGACGATGCGGACCAGCTCAGCGTGCAGTGAGCTCCGCCGCGGGCGTCTCGGCGAATGGCACGGTTTCGCGCCAGCCCGGCGGCCGCAGCAGGTAGCCGATGCGGCCGCGCCAGGTCTTGGCGTGGTAGACATCGCGCACCATCGCGACGAACTCGGCGAAGTTGACCTTCACCGGGTTGTGGGTGTCGATGTTGTGGGTCAGGCCGTAGCGCACCCGCTCGGTCTCCTCGGCGTAACTGCCGAACAGCCGGTCCCACAGGATGAGGATGCCACCGTAGTTCTTGTCCAGGTACGGGTTGTTGGCTCCGTGGTGCACGCGGTGATGCGACGGGGTGTTGAAGACGTATTCGACTGCGCGGGGCAGTTTCCCGATGCGTTCGGTGTGCAGCGGGTACTGGAACAGCAGAACGATGGACTGCGACAGGAAGATCACCCACGCCGGGATGCCGGCCAGCGCCAGCGGGATGTAGACCACCGCGGTCAGGAACTCTCCCGGGATGAGCCACGGCAGCCGTACCGCGGTGGACATGTTGAAGTGCTGGCTGGAGTGGTGCACGCTGTGTCCCGCCCAGAACAGTCGCACCCGGTGCTGCATCCGGTGTTTGGCGTAGTACGCCAGGTCGGCGCCGACGATCGCGACCACCCAGACCCACCACTGCGACGCCGAGAGCGCCCAGGGTGCCAGCGCCGCGGCCAGTAGCACGATTGGCAGCTCGATGAAGTTCTCGACCAGGTTGGCCACCCGGCCCAGTCCGTACACCGACAGGCTGGTGGCGGTGTCCTTGCCGGAGAAGCCGACTTTGTTGCGCGGCAGTCCTTCCCGGCCGTCGCGCCGGTCGCGCCTGCGCTCGAGGTGATCACCGAAGAACTCGACGCCCAACAGCAGCAGGAAGGCCGGGATGGCGTAGAGGCCGATGTTTCCGATCCACTCCATCAGGATGTTGCTTCCTTCTTGGGCATGCCGGCCAGCTGCCAGCGCAGGGCTCGGCCGAACATCTCGCCGTGAACTCGATCGGGGTCGATCCGCCGCTGTCGGATGAGGCCACTGAACAGCGCGATGGTGGTGATTGCGAACTCGTCTACGGAGACGGACTCGTCAACGTTGTTGCGCGCGAGCATCTCTGCGAGGATGCCGCGCACCGCTTCGACGGTCTTCGCCGAGGAGGCGGCCTCGATCTGCATCAGCTCGGGGTTGCGTACCGCGTGCAGCCAGAACTCGGTCCGCAGGACTGCGGCGTCGGTGTCCTTGTCGGCGATGGCGATCAGCATCTCGCCCAGGGCCTGCAGTGGGTCGGCCGATTGTTCGCGCGAGGAGTCGACGATGTGGGCCACCTCGCCGATCTGATTGACGGCACGGTCGCTCATCAACGCATAGAAGAGCTCGTCCTTGTTGGCGAAGTTGGAGTACACCGCACCGACGGAGAATCCGGCCGCCTCGGCGACCTCATCCACCGACGCGGCGGCATAGCCCTTGCGGGCGAACACCTGCGCGGCGGCATCGAGGAGTTTGCGACGGGTGAGTTCCTTGCTCTCGGCGCGCGTGAGGCGCCGAGGCTGTTGATCACGATCCATATTTGGATAGTAGCGGCTATTCGAATAACAAGCACTATTTGAACTCGGGTGGTCCAGACTTTGTGCCTCGACGCCTCTACTCCGACCAGCCCCGGGCCGGGCAGTTCTTCAACGACATGGGCGGCTTGGTGACCGGCTGTCAACCCACGACCGATTGCAGCCCGAGGCCTTCGGCCTCGAGTCAGCCTCCGTACCGTCTAGGCGGCGGCGCGGGCGGCCGTCACAGCGTCGTAGCGATCCAGTACGGTCGCGGCCACCAGATTGTGCGAGCCCAATGGCTCGGACATCAAGATCCCCTGTTGCGCAGCAAAAGTGGCCACTCGGTCGGTGATCTTGCCAGGCGCCAGGAACCAGGGGGCGATCACCACGCGGCGGGCGCCCTTGTCGCGCACGGACGCCACCGCCCCGGAAAGGTTCGCATACGGGCCGGTGGCGAAGGCGGTTTCGGTTCCGGCCCAGCGGGTTCCGACGGCCAGCGTCGTCGCCACCGTCGCGGTGCTCGCGTTGGCGTTCGGATCCGACGAGCCGACGGCGACCACCACCACACCCAGGTCACGGTCGTCGGGAGATACTCCCGCCTCCGACAGCCGGTGCCGCAGCACCGCCAGCAGGGCGGGATCCTCGCCGAGCGTGTCCGCCCGTCGCACGCACTTGCCTGACTCGTTGATCACCGAAGGGATGTCGACGCGGGCGTGGTACGCCGAAGCCAGCAGGAACGGCGTCACCACCGCATCGCCGGTCACTGTCAGAACCTCACCCAGGGACGGTGACGTCTGCTCCAGGAACGCCGCCCGCACCTCGAGCCATGGCCGTAGCCGCCGGATCCGGCCGGCCACGGCGTGCGTCACCGCGGCCGACCGCGGATCTGCACTACCGTGCGCGGTCAGGACGAGCGTGCTCACGACGCGTGCAGGCCGCACTCGGTCTTGGACTGTCCGGCCCACCGGCCGCTGCGCGGATCGGCACCCGGCTCGGGCTTGGCGGTGCAGGGGAAGCAGCCGATGGACGGATAGCCCTCGTCGACCAACGGGTTCACCAGGATTCCGTTGGTGTCGATGTAGCGCTGCATGTCGTCGTCGGACCACGCGGCGATCGGGTTGATCTTCACCAGCCCGAACGCCTCGTCGAAACTGATCAGCGGGGCGTTGGCGCGCGTGGGGGCCTCGACGCGGCGGATGCCGGTGACCCAGGCGGCGTACCCCTTCAACGCCTTCGACAACGGCTCGACCTTGCGCATCCGGCAGCAGGCAGCGGCATCGCGCGCGAACAGATCTTTGCCGAACAGCGAATCTTGTTCGGGCACCGTGTTTTCCGGGGTCACGTTCACGATGTGCACGTCATAGACCGATTCCACGGCGTCGCGGGTGCCGACGGTCTCGGCGAAGTGGTAGCCGGTGTCCAGGAACAGGATGTCGACGCCGGGACGCACCTTGGCGGCCATTTCCACCAAGACCGCGTCCTGCATGTTGGAGGCCACGACGTACGAGCCGCCGAAGTGCTCATCGGTCCAGCGCAGCAACTCCTCGGCAGAGGCTCCGTCGAGTTCGGCAGCGCCGCGGGCGGCGATCTCCCGCAGGTCCGTCTCCGTCAAACCACTCACCTCAACAGTCATCAGTCACCTCAAGTCAGCGTCGTCGGCCCGTATGGCCCATTGGGCGAAACGCTCCCCGGCCTCTCGTTGTTTCACGAAATTGCGAACAACTCGGTCGATGTAGTCGCCGAGCTCGTCGCTGGTGACCTTGTGCTGACGCAGTTTGCGGCCGAATCCGCTGTCCAGACCGAGGCTGCCGCCCAGGTGCACCTGGAAGCCCTCGACCTGGCCGCCGTCACCGTCGTCGACCATCTGGCCCTTGAAGCCGATGTCGGCGATCTGGATGCGCGCGCACGAGTTGGGGCAGCCGTTGATGTTCACGGTCACCGGCACGTCCAGCTGGGCGTTGATGTCCTCGAGCCGCTTCTCCAACTCCGGCACCAGCGTCTGGGACCGCTTGCGAGTCTCGGCGAAGCTCAACTTGCAGAACTCGATGCCGGTGCAGGCCATCAAATTACGTCGCCAGTTCGACGGATCCGACGGTAGGCCCAGCTCATCGAGACCGGCGCGCAACTCATCGATCTTGTCGTCGGGGACATCGAGCACGATCAGCTTCTGGTAGGGCGTGAACCGGACCCGGTTCGACCCCGCCGCTTCGGCCAGGTCGGCGACCTTGGTCAAGATGGTGCCGGACACGCGGCCCGCGATGGGGGCGACACCGACGGCGTTGAGCCCGTTCTTGAGCTTGGTGATGCCCACGTGGTCCATGGGTCGGGTCAACGGATCCGGAGCGGGGCCGTCGATCAGGGGCCGCTTCAGGTACTCGGTCTCGAGA
Coding sequences within:
- a CDS encoding FAD-dependent oxidoreductase — protein: MAAAESALEYTTCLVAGGGPAGVMLGLLLARAGIEVTVMEKHADFLRDFRGDTVHASTLRLLDELGLASTFAAVPHRMIDEIALNVRGNILRMDLRHLPGNHKHIALVPQWDFLEMLAGAAEQEPSFRLLRSTEVLGPRYENGRVAGVRFRDADGHEHQMRAALTVACDGRASTLRTACGLRPRSFGAPMDVWWFRLPRFEADPHGLNGRFESGQAVALIDRGDYFQVAYLIRKGSDAQLRAEGIESLRERISALVPWLADRVDQLQSFDDVKLLDVQLNRLHKWYADGILFLGDAAHAMSPVGGVGINLAVADAVAAARILARPLRSGLLSNRDLAMVQARRWLPAALIQRVQRFVHDNVIAVAFSGPPTTAAAVGDPPLVLRLANRFPVLPRIAAYGVAIGPLPEHAPDFARR
- the cysT gene encoding sulfate ABC transporter permease subunit CysT; amino-acid sequence: MTQSAATDARPEPSSGRAFGRQGSTSLRVGAATLWLSVIVLLPLAAILWQSAKGGWTAFWDAITSPSAMRSFEVTLTVSIGVTLINGVFGLLVAWVLTRDDFPGKRLVDAVIDLPFALPTIVASLVMLALYGPNSPVDLHLQHTKWGIGIALLFVTLPFVVRSVQPVLLELDREVEEAAASLGANNFTILTKVILPALLPSLLSGAGLAFSRAIGEFGSVVLIGGAVPGETEVSSQWIRTLIENDDRTGAAAISIVLLAISFVVLFVLRAVGSRAARREEQAR
- a CDS encoding sterol desaturase family protein, whose protein sequence is MEWIGNIGLYAIPAFLLLLGVEFFGDHLERRRDRRDGREGLPRNKVGFSGKDTATSLSVYGLGRVANLVENFIELPIVLLAAALAPWALSASQWWVWVVAIVGADLAYYAKHRMQHRVRLFWAGHSVHHSSQHFNMSTAVRLPWLIPGEFLTAVVYIPLALAGIPAWVIFLSQSIVLLFQYPLHTERIGKLPRAVEYVFNTPSHHRVHHGANNPYLDKNYGGILILWDRLFGSYAEETERVRYGLTHNIDTHNPVKVNFAEFVAMVRDVYHAKTWRGRIGYLLRPPGWRETVPFAETPAAELTAR
- a CDS encoding Ms4533A family Cys-rich leader peptide, encoding MRTASGNRGGHVLALIAVGFCAVADVCCCR
- a CDS encoding sulfate/molybdate ABC transporter ATP-binding protein is translated as MTNAITVSGANKHYGAFAALDNVDFVVPSGSLTALLGPSGSGKSTLLRAIAGLDQPDTGTITINGRDVTRVPPQKRGIGFVFQHYAAFKHLSVRDNVAFGLKIRKRPKAEIKDKVDNLLEVVGLAGFQTRYPNQLSGGQRQRMALARALAVDPEVLLLDEPFGALDAKVREDLRTWLRRLHDEVHVTTVLVTHDQAEALDVADRVAVLNKGRIEQVGSPTEVYDEPANGFVMSFLGTVSSLNGILVRPHDIRVGRNPEMAIAAGDGTAESTGVIKAVIDRVVVLGFEVRVELTSSTTGGAFTAQITRGDAEALGLRAGDTVYVRATRVPSIAGSLQVPAADDADQLSVQ
- a CDS encoding phosphoadenylyl-sulfate reductase — translated: MTVEVSGLTETDLREIAARGAAELDGASAEELLRWTDEHFGGSYVVASNMQDAVLVEMAAKVRPGVDILFLDTGYHFAETVGTRDAVESVYDVHIVNVTPENTVPEQDSLFGKDLFARDAAACCRMRKVEPLSKALKGYAAWVTGIRRVEAPTRANAPLISFDEAFGLVKINPIAAWSDDDMQRYIDTNGILVNPLVDEGYPSIGCFPCTAKPEPGADPRSGRWAGQSKTECGLHAS
- the cysW gene encoding sulfate ABC transporter permease subunit CysW → MTLSPTVRYLLRFIAIAYVGILVIVPVGLILWRTLEPGIGEFVGSISTPAAVSALQLSLLVVAIVVPLNVLFGVPTALVLARNKFRGKSALQAVIDLPFAVSPVVVGVALILLWGSAGLFGFVENDFGLKIIFSFPGIVLASIFVTVPFVIREVEPVLHELGTDQEEASATLGAQWWQTFWRITLPSIRWGLTYGIVLTIARTLGEFGAVIMVSSNLPGQSQTLTLLVADRYNRANEYGAYAISTVLMAVAVLVLIVQVVLDSRRSRAEK
- a CDS encoding sulfate ABC transporter substrate-binding protein, encoding MSWSNTRRTWQTAAALALTASVVAACGGGASDVVGEEGGASDAETTLTLVAYAVPEPGWSKIIPAFAATEEGKGIAVTTSYGASGDQSRAVVDGKPADIVNFSVEPDVTRLVKADKVSADWNTDATKGLPFGSVVSLVVREGNPKNIRDWDDLLQPGLEVVTPSPLSSGSAKWNLLAPYAAKSNGGQNPEAGIDFVNKLVTEHVKTRPGSGREATDVFLQGTGDVLLSYENEAIYVERQGKPVEHVNPPQTFKIENPVAVVSTSAHLQQANALKNFLYTPDGQKIWAEAGFRPVDPAVAEQFAADFPEPEKLWTIADLGGWGEVDPALFDKDNGTITKIYKQATG
- a CDS encoding TetR/AcrR family transcriptional regulator, which gives rise to MDRDQQPRRLTRAESKELTRRKLLDAAAQVFARKGYAAASVDEVAEAAGFSVGAVYSNFANKDELFYALMSDRAVNQIGEVAHIVDSSREQSADPLQALGEMLIAIADKDTDAAVLRTEFWLHAVRNPELMQIEAASSAKTVEAVRGILAEMLARNNVDESVSVDEFAITTIALFSGLIRQRRIDPDRVHGEMFGRALRWQLAGMPKKEATS
- a CDS encoding sirohydrochlorin chelatase, whose amino-acid sequence is MSTLVLTAHGSADPRSAAVTHAVAGRIRRLRPWLEVRAAFLEQTSPSLGEVLTVTGDAVVTPFLLASAYHARVDIPSVINESGKCVRRADTLGEDPALLAVLRHRLSEAGVSPDDRDLGVVVVAVGSSDPNANASTATVATTLAVGTRWAGTETAFATGPYANLSGAVASVRDKGARRVVIAPWFLAPGKITDRVATFAAQQGILMSEPLGSHNLVAATVLDRYDAVTAARAAA